CAAAGTTCATATTGGAAATTTCATCATAAAACTCTTTCTGTTGCCTATAATtcttttctactccctccattccaaattgtaggtcgttttagcttttctaggttcatacaTATTATTATGCGTCTAGATATAgtgatgcataataatatctatgaacctagaaaaactaaaacgatttttatttggaacggatggagtatttcACAAGAACGCTGGTCATTGCTTCATCTCCTTGTTGATCAAGACGAGGAACCGTATGTCGCTATAGATAGCTTTAAACTCCAGCTTCACATACGTGTCCTTATGGAGATTATTATCCTCATAAGGTTGTGCATTTGGATGGCATGAAATAACTTAATTTCCAAAGGCATCCAACCAATTCTTTCCTATTTAAAACaatatatttcaaaattttatttgtaTATTGCTAGTCACGGTGTAGACCTTGTCGTGGGTaccccctctgttccaaattataagttattttgacttttctagatgcatagaaattattgtgcatctagatatagggtatatctgagtgcataacaaagtctatgaatgtaaaaaatgctaaaataatttataatttgaaatggatggagtatttAGGATTAATAGGAATATATTCCAATGTCACCTGTTGCGGCATGTAGTGGCTACAGATCGAGCTTTATGAGAGTATGAGTCCGTGCTAGGGTCGTAGAATTTAGTCATCCAAAAATACAAAAATAGTACTATACAAGATCCGTGCTTATAAAAGTGGGCAGCAGGATTTCAAATCTTAATGAGCGAAATTGTATCGTGATATACTGATATGCACTCGCCACTGGGAATCTGGGATGCAAGGATGCTGTGGTAAAGAGCACGAAATGCAGAGATTCGTGCAGTGCCTCTGTGTAACAAGGACTCCTTCCGCTACATCCAAGTGCGCTTGGCGCTCCTCCATATCCAAGCGATCCAACTGGTCGCATCCCTCTTTATATTCCTCTAGACCCTCTAGCTATTGCCGGCCGGCTAGTACTCTCTAGCTAGTGGCACACACCACTACCGTCCACACTGCACCTTCTATATCTTCGCAGTCAAAGAGGCAGCTCATGGGGACGGCTTCGACGAGCCCAGACGCCATGGAGGCAACAAGCAGGCCCCCCGGCCTCTCCATCACCGTGGAGAAGAACCCGCCGGAGGCGCGCTTGCTTCAACTCGGCGTCAAGTCCTGGCCCAAGTATTCaagttttctttttaatttctctCTTGGATATCTTCAATTCTTCATATGACATGCATGTTCTTTCGTTATTTAACTAAGTTTTTGCTCTGACCCTGCGTCGTGCGTGCGCAACATGGAAGATGGGGCTGCCCGCCGGGGAGGTTCCCGCTCAAGTTCGACGCGGCGCTGACGTGCTACCTCGTGAAGGGCAGGGTGAGGGCCGCCGTGAAGGGCTCCCGCGAGCGCGTCGAGTtcggcgccggcgacctcgtcgtcttccccaaGGGTCTCAGCTGCACCTGggacgtcgtcgtcggcgtcgacaAGCACTACAACTTCGACCCCTCCTGAATTATCAGCACCACACGTCCAGCCGACCATTATTTGTCTCCTTTTTTCTGACGTGCCTGAAACTCCTCCTGACGTGAGATACAGTTTGTAAAACCTCTGGAACGATGACTACCATGATTTAGCTAGCAAGGATTTGTGAGTCAGCAGAAACTGCTGGCTTGGTCCACATCAGTTTAGCTAGCAATATACTGAAAtgtagtgtgtgtgtgtgtgttttgccGGTTAAACTATGAGCAACGGCAGGTCCAAAGGCAGCCCTGTCTTTAGTGTTGTGACACCTGTGCGGTGTGCCAGCGTCACCAGATGGCGCCTCCGCTTTGAGCTTAATGATGGTCACTCGCCGGTTGCTTTTGGTATTGCGCTTCTCCTTTTCTTCGGGGTGtttcacatcggatatttgaatactaattaggagtattatacatagtctaattacaagattaattgcacagatggagtctaattcgcgagacgaatctattaagactaaggccctgtttggaagaggggggctaaagtttagcacccccactttagctcattttagcccccaagcttcccaaacaggtgggctaaatttgg
This portion of the Setaria viridis chromosome 7, Setaria_viridis_v4.0, whole genome shotgun sequence genome encodes:
- the LOC117863337 gene encoding uncharacterized protein, which gives rise to MGTASTSPDAMEATSRPPGLSITVEKNPPEARLLQLGVKSWPKWGCPPGRFPLKFDAALTCYLVKGRVRAAVKGSRERVEFGAGDLVVFPKGLSCTWDVVVGVDKHYNFDPS